From Micromonospora sp. NBC_01699, a single genomic window includes:
- a CDS encoding lysylphosphatidylglycerol synthase domain-containing protein: MTPETGDTSPPTPTPPPTPTARTGVNWWRLVNQVLVVVFVVGLTVGLVLFVRGQDWAPVRSLAAQLDPVRLTAALVVALLINASGLLLGMLSWRALFVDLGAPVNRWTAYRLFFVGFLAKFVPGRFVALPVLLRMGKEINVGPVRLAGVFMLSWAVVALTGATVALAAGPAVLGRTTGWLLLATVPLVVLFARPDLLNLGLAAAARLLRRQPPEVTASAAGLRRAITSQSLSWVISGHHLWLLAVTAGAPPAKSYLICVAGFAAATVAGLVVVIAPDGLGVREAVLMVGLATVMPLSVATPVVLASRLVCALSEVAVGAGGLLLAQYMHRRRTVLDRAADPALAG, translated from the coding sequence ATGACCCCCGAAACCGGCGACACGTCGCCACCGACACCAACGCCGCCTCCGACACCGACAGCCCGGACCGGTGTCAACTGGTGGCGGCTGGTCAACCAGGTGCTGGTCGTGGTGTTCGTGGTGGGGCTGACCGTCGGCCTGGTGCTGTTCGTACGCGGGCAGGACTGGGCGCCGGTCCGGTCGCTGGCCGCGCAACTGGACCCGGTCCGGCTCACCGCCGCCCTGGTGGTAGCCCTGTTGATCAATGCGTCCGGGTTGCTGCTCGGGATGCTCTCCTGGCGTGCCCTCTTCGTCGACCTGGGTGCGCCGGTGAACCGGTGGACCGCGTACCGGCTGTTCTTCGTCGGGTTCCTGGCCAAGTTCGTGCCCGGCCGGTTCGTCGCCCTGCCGGTGCTGCTCCGGATGGGCAAGGAGATCAACGTCGGGCCGGTCCGGCTGGCCGGCGTGTTCATGCTGAGCTGGGCGGTGGTGGCGCTGACCGGGGCGACCGTCGCGCTGGCCGCCGGACCGGCCGTGCTCGGCCGCACCACCGGCTGGCTACTGCTGGCCACCGTGCCGCTGGTGGTCCTGTTCGCCCGCCCGGACCTGCTCAACCTCGGGCTGGCCGCCGCCGCCCGGCTGCTGCGCCGGCAACCACCGGAGGTCACCGCGTCGGCGGCCGGTCTGCGCCGGGCGATCACCTCGCAGTCGCTGTCCTGGGTGATCTCCGGACACCACCTCTGGCTGCTCGCGGTCACCGCCGGCGCCCCGCCCGCGAAGTCCTACCTGATCTGCGTCGCCGGCTTCGCCGCGGCCACCGTGGCCGGGCTGGTCGTGGTGATCGCCCCGGACGGCCTCGGCGTACGGGAGGCGGTGCTCATGGTCGGCCTGGCCACCGTGATGCCGCTGTCGGTCGCCACCCCGGTGGTGCTGGCCAGCCGGCTGGTCTGCGCGCTCAGCGAGGTCGCGGTCGGGGCGGGCGGTCTCCTGCTCGCCCAGTACATGCACCGCCGCCGGACCGTTCTCGACCGCGCCGCCGATCCGGCCCTGGCCGGCTGA